One region of Chryseobacterium sp. C-71 genomic DNA includes:
- a CDS encoding DUF262 domain-containing protein, whose amino-acid sequence MSYTLKYLLETYKVMIPQIQRDYAQGRESEVELRKGFVNKIKQTLLEDENKLNLDFIYGYTEKVGATEEVFVPLDGQQRLTTLWLTHWLFAPRIDDELDQEVKKYLSKFTYETRVSSKRFCYALINKSLKIGDNCTLSQSITDAPWFMASWSDDPTVKAMLNMLDTLQEEFSTTTFAWENLTENDKITFDFIDIKSNEFKLTDELYIKMNSRGKPLTPFENFKAQFAGLLASKQTDYENLTREYGNTSVSYQQYFAFKIDSIWMDLFWNYRSKTVNKIDTSIYRFINFVAEFLFFRENPDALSADAKNDFEFLNNVFSKKENIDFLFDSLDFLSSLNDVESFFDELFKDLSTFDEATNDYFLRSITNIGFDVKDKTIFYAVLKICHKMKIQSVNNQLKDFIRIVRNLLLTVRQTNQSKRIEYTTNLRLPNVSEYCKFIDAFVEELSSTNNQSVYTILSEKEFSGFTRENIANEKVKATFIVKNSDLKAHIHTLEEHLELQGNLSNFKLNSPDIVEKMDAFLKIWNGNIPDSLIIRSFLSIGDYSVMTHDYSSLGEIWFFGSNGFWNRILTTGDKEERIQVSSVLDKFLTEFYNSKGNDTTEKLQSLIDAFIEEEKDWHYYFVKYQGITDNPYRDLNVFTWKDDGFDINNLGNSGKQPLHSYHLNPYLTALKLMFRGNEKVTLYWGRFTGLSYIRVDKKIRIKCSSSGWTINPIDDFIIDIEIIEKYDLSEKNNTYFLIENDEKDRIEIAVDFVKDILA is encoded by the coding sequence ATGTCATACACCCTAAAATATTTATTGGAAACCTACAAAGTTATGATTCCTCAAATCCAGCGGGATTACGCTCAAGGGCGTGAAAGCGAGGTTGAACTTCGTAAAGGTTTTGTAAATAAAATAAAACAAACGCTTTTAGAAGATGAAAATAAATTGAATCTAGATTTTATTTATGGATATACTGAAAAAGTTGGAGCTACCGAGGAAGTATTTGTTCCATTGGATGGCCAACAGAGACTAACTACACTATGGCTTACACATTGGTTGTTTGCTCCAAGAATTGATGATGAATTGGATCAAGAGGTTAAGAAGTATTTATCAAAGTTTACTTATGAAACCAGAGTATCTTCGAAACGTTTTTGTTATGCTCTTATAAACAAGTCTCTAAAGATTGGTGACAATTGTACTTTAAGCCAAAGTATAACTGATGCGCCATGGTTTATGGCTTCTTGGAGTGACGATCCGACAGTTAAAGCAATGCTCAATATGTTAGATACTTTGCAGGAGGAATTCAGTACCACAACCTTTGCATGGGAGAATCTTACTGAGAACGATAAAATAACATTTGATTTCATTGATATAAAGTCTAACGAATTCAAACTAACGGATGAACTATATATTAAGATGAATTCACGGGGAAAGCCCTTGACTCCTTTCGAAAATTTCAAAGCTCAGTTTGCTGGACTATTGGCGTCCAAACAGACTGATTACGAAAACCTTACAAGAGAGTATGGAAACACATCGGTAAGCTATCAGCAATACTTTGCTTTTAAGATAGATTCTATCTGGATGGATTTGTTTTGGAATTATAGAAGTAAGACAGTCAACAAAATCGACACCTCAATTTATAGATTTATCAATTTTGTGGCAGAGTTTCTTTTTTTTAGAGAAAATCCCGATGCGTTGAGTGCAGATGCAAAGAATGATTTTGAATTTTTAAATAATGTTTTCAGTAAAAAAGAAAATATTGATTTCCTCTTCGATTCTCTAGATTTTCTTTCCTCTTTAAATGATGTTGAATCATTTTTTGATGAGCTTTTTAAAGATTTATCAACATTTGATGAAGCCACCAATGATTATTTTTTAAGATCAATCACAAATATTGGTTTTGATGTCAAGGACAAAACTATTTTCTATGCAGTATTGAAAATATGTCATAAAATGAAAATTCAGTCGGTTAACAATCAGTTGAAAGACTTTATACGTATAGTCCGAAATCTGTTGCTTACCGTAAGACAGACAAATCAATCCAAACGTATTGAGTACACTACGAATCTACGTTTACCGAATGTTTCAGAATACTGCAAATTTATAGATGCTTTTGTAGAAGAACTTAGCTCCACAAATAATCAATCTGTCTATACTATTCTTTCTGAAAAAGAATTTAGTGGATTTACTAGAGAGAATATTGCAAACGAAAAAGTAAAAGCAACCTTCATTGTAAAAAATTCAGATCTAAAAGCACATATCCACACATTGGAAGAACATCTTGAGCTACAAGGTAATCTTTCCAATTTTAAATTAAACTCTCCTGATATTGTCGAAAAAATGGATGCCTTCTTAAAAATTTGGAATGGTAATATTCCAGATTCATTAATAATTCGTTCCTTTCTATCAATTGGTGACTATTCTGTGATGACACACGATTACTCCTCATTAGGAGAGATCTGGTTTTTTGGAAGTAATGGTTTCTGGAATAGAATCTTGACAACAGGAGATAAAGAGGAAAGAATTCAAGTCTCAAGTGTATTAGATAAATTTCTAACTGAATTTTATAATTCAAAAGGAAATGACACTACAGAAAAATTGCAAAGTTTGATTGATGCTTTTATAGAGGAAGAGAAAGACTGGCATTATTATTTTGTGAAGTACCAAGGAATTACGGATAATCCATATCGAGATCTAAATGTTTTTACATGGAAGGATGATGGTTTTGATATAAATAATCTAGGTAATTCGGGTAAACAACCATTACATTCTTATCATTTGAATCCTTATTTGACAGCATTAAAGTTGATGTTTAGAGGGAATGAAAAAGTAACTCTTTATTGGGGAAGGTTTACTGGTTTGAGTTATATACGAGTTGATAAAAAGATTAGAATAAAATGTAGCAGTTCAGGCTGGACAATCAATCCGATAGATGACTTCATTATAGATATTGAAATTATTGAGAAATATGATCTCAGCGAAAAAAATAACACATATTTTCTAATAGAAAATGATGAAAAAGATAGAATAGAAATTGCAGTTGATTTTGTAAAAGATATATTGGCATAA
- a CDS encoding DUF1826 domain-containing protein, protein MNNTFCDNNQIEVVSTFSELVNTNFQGNVNAICLERNLVGDFKEIVSKLQLKDNITEVYREDLLALQLTENGSIAREIILNDLQSLTDFGALPSLNLLKNYERDDEFDFISTDVYSFHVDRSPIGTSTFLCTYYGASSDILPNDQAKQKILIPEIREKLKELHNGSDADFEAFLKDNYFDLHYQPTPDAQPTNLGLGHLWRLSVDHPEQQVLPCIHRAPVENDGEYRLLLIC, encoded by the coding sequence ATGAACAATACATTTTGTGACAATAATCAAATCGAAGTAGTTTCTACTTTTTCTGAGCTTGTAAATACCAATTTTCAGGGAAATGTGAATGCGATTTGTTTGGAAAGAAATTTAGTAGGTGATTTTAAAGAAATCGTTTCTAAGCTTCAACTAAAAGACAATATTACAGAAGTTTACCGTGAAGATCTTTTAGCATTACAATTGACAGAGAATGGTTCTATAGCAAGAGAAATCATTTTAAATGATTTACAGTCACTAACTGATTTTGGAGCATTGCCTTCACTCAATTTATTGAAAAACTATGAGCGTGATGATGAGTTTGATTTCATTTCTACAGACGTCTATTCTTTTCATGTAGATCGTTCTCCTATTGGTACCAGCACATTTTTATGTACTTATTATGGAGCTTCAAGTGATATTTTACCCAATGATCAGGCTAAACAAAAAATCCTGATTCCTGAAATTCGGGAAAAGCTTAAAGAATTACACAATGGCTCGGATGCGGATTTTGAAGCCTTTTTGAAAGATAACTATTTTGATTTGCATTATCAACCCACACCTGATGCTCAGCCAACAAATTTAGGATTGGGTCATCTGTGGAGATTGTCAGTTGATCATCCTGAGCAGCAAGTTTTACCATGTATTCATCGGGCACCTGTAGAAAATGATGGTGAATATCGGTTGCTTTTGATCTGTTAG
- a CDS encoding phosphatase PAP2 family protein, whose translation MESKNDSTQSSFLRFFNDKKKKLFLCFTLFFIIVFLLLSFYVVDSSPKSWDLLVSQELQEDQSEILDILMKGFSWLGTVYVAAAIVPAFALIFLLFSYKKEALFTFSCLMSGGVSYVLKILIDRPRPTTDFVRIVEETHHQSFPSGHVLFYTAFFGTLIVIALFSNILKLSLKIIISLVCLAMIVLGAVSRIYLGAHWFTDVIGGFIVGVLFVMVTGSIYLRSKKRSVFA comes from the coding sequence ATGGAAAGTAAAAATGATAGCACTCAAAGCAGTTTCTTGAGATTTTTCAATGATAAAAAGAAGAAGCTCTTTTTGTGTTTTACTCTATTTTTTATCATTGTATTTCTCCTTTTAAGCTTTTATGTTGTAGATTCTTCTCCAAAATCTTGGGATCTTTTGGTTTCTCAGGAACTTCAGGAAGATCAGAGTGAGATTTTAGATATTTTGATGAAAGGCTTTAGCTGGCTCGGAACGGTTTACGTAGCAGCAGCAATAGTGCCAGCGTTTGCGTTGATATTCTTACTGTTTAGTTATAAAAAAGAAGCACTTTTTACATTTTCTTGTTTAATGTCTGGTGGCGTAAGTTATGTTTTAAAAATATTGATAGATCGTCCGAGACCAACTACAGATTTTGTGAGAATTGTAGAAGAAACGCATCATCAGAGCTTCCCCAGCGGCCATGTTTTGTTTTATACAGCCTTTTTTGGAACTCTTATTGTCATTGCTTTGTTCTCTAATATTTTGAAATTATCCTTAAAAATCATTATCAGCTTGGTTTGTCTGGCAATGATTGTTTTAGGAGCGGTTTCTAGGATATATTTGGGAGCACATTGGTTTACAGATGTGATTGGTGGATTTATTGTGGGAGTTCTGTTCGTGATGGTTACCGGAAGTATTTATCTTAGAAGTAAGAAGAGGAGTGTTTTTGCATAA
- a CDS encoding 3-oxoacyl-ACP synthase III family protein, whose translation MNIRIKGSGSYTPENVMRNADFTDHVFLNEDGLAIKFPESIIGKFKDITGIEERRYADSQHVTSDLAYFAAEKAIEDAGIDRETIDYIIVAHNYGDIEKGKIQSDTVPSIATRVKNKLRIKNPSCVAYDLLFGCPGWNEAMIHASSFVKAGIAKRCLVIGAETLSRVTDPYDRDSMIYADGAGAVIVEATDENNGILSHESATYSYDEANFLFFGTSYKQDDESDIRYIKMKGRKIYEFALTKVPLAMKSCLEKAGIDIKDLKKILIHQANEKMDEAIIERFYSLYDLAVPSDIMPMSIHKFGNSSVATIPTLYDLIMKGEMDEHSFSEGDIILFASVGAGMNINAFTYRV comes from the coding sequence ATGAATATAAGAATTAAAGGTTCCGGCAGCTATACTCCTGAAAACGTGATGAGAAATGCCGATTTTACTGATCACGTGTTTTTGAATGAAGATGGTTTAGCCATCAAATTTCCTGAGTCTATTATTGGAAAATTTAAAGATATTACCGGGATTGAAGAGCGCAGGTATGCCGACTCTCAACATGTAACATCAGATCTGGCTTATTTCGCAGCCGAAAAAGCAATAGAAGATGCTGGTATTGACAGAGAAACGATTGATTATATCATTGTAGCACACAATTACGGAGACATTGAGAAAGGAAAAATTCAATCTGATACGGTTCCGAGTATTGCAACCCGTGTGAAAAATAAATTACGCATAAAAAACCCAAGCTGTGTTGCTTATGACTTATTGTTTGGCTGTCCGGGTTGGAACGAAGCGATGATTCACGCAAGCTCGTTTGTAAAAGCAGGTATTGCAAAACGTTGTCTGGTAATTGGTGCAGAAACTTTATCTAGAGTAACCGATCCTTACGATCGTGATTCTATGATTTACGCTGACGGTGCAGGTGCCGTTATTGTAGAAGCTACAGATGAAAATAACGGAATATTATCTCACGAAAGTGCTACTTATTCTTATGACGAAGCCAATTTTTTGTTTTTCGGAACTTCATATAAGCAAGATGACGAGTCTGACATCCGATATATAAAAATGAAAGGCAGAAAGATCTATGAATTTGCTTTAACGAAGGTTCCTTTGGCCATGAAATCTTGTCTTGAAAAGGCAGGAATTGACATAAAAGATTTAAAAAAGATCCTTATTCATCAGGCAAACGAAAAAATGGACGAAGCAATTATCGAAAGGTTCTACAGTCTGTATGATTTGGCAGTGCCTTCAGATATTATGCCGATGTCTATTCACAAATTTGGGAACAGCAGTGTGGCAACAATTCCTACATTGTATGATCTGATTATGAAAGGTGAGATGGATGAGCATTCTTTCAGTGAAGGCGACATCATTCTTTTTGCATCTGTTGGTGCAGGGATGAACATTAATGCATTTACTTACAGAGTTTAA
- a CDS encoding deoxyribodipyrimidine photo-lyase — protein MSKINVFWFRRDLRLEDNVALFYSLKSDLKVLPIFIFDREILDQLSDKSDRRVDYIHQALTGINDELKDYKTTLKTFYGNPLEVFKQLAEDFEIDTVFCNRDYEPQAIKRDDEVADFLNKNNIQFSDFKDQVIFEKDDVLKSDNTPYTVFTPYSKKWKESFNATKIEKFDGDFKNFLPISHENIISLKEIGFEKTDFEFKKPALEKKIIDSYDKNRDFPALDHTTRLGIALRFGTISVRKCVEFAVKHNEIWLNELIWREFFMQILFHFPYVVKGCFKKKYENIEWRNDEKEFKLWCEGKTGYPIVDAGMRQLNETGFMHNRVRMITASFLTKHLLVDWRWGEAYFAEKLLDYELSSNNGNWQWAAGCGCDAAPYFRVFSPDAQTQKFDKNSKYINQWLPRNYDILPMVEHKSARERALATYKKGLE, from the coding sequence ATGAGTAAAATTAATGTTTTTTGGTTCCGAAGAGATTTAAGACTTGAAGATAATGTCGCATTATTTTATTCCTTAAAATCTGATTTGAAAGTTTTGCCGATATTTATCTTTGATAGAGAAATTCTCGATCAATTAAGCGATAAATCAGACAGAAGGGTAGATTATATTCATCAGGCATTGACGGGAATTAATGATGAATTAAAAGATTATAAAACCACTCTAAAAACTTTTTACGGGAATCCTTTAGAAGTTTTCAAACAACTTGCTGAAGATTTTGAGATTGATACAGTTTTCTGCAACAGAGATTATGAACCTCAGGCTATCAAAAGAGATGATGAAGTAGCCGATTTTTTAAATAAAAATAATATTCAGTTTTCTGATTTTAAAGATCAGGTTATTTTTGAAAAAGATGATGTTCTTAAAAGTGACAATACACCTTACACGGTTTTCACCCCTTATTCAAAAAAATGGAAAGAAAGTTTCAACGCTACTAAAATTGAGAAATTTGATGGAGATTTTAAAAACTTTCTTCCAATAAGTCATGAAAATATCATCAGTTTAAAAGAAATAGGATTTGAAAAAACTGATTTTGAATTTAAAAAGCCTGCTTTAGAGAAAAAAATCATTGATTCTTATGACAAAAACAGAGATTTTCCTGCTTTAGATCATACGACTCGCTTGGGAATTGCGCTTCGCTTCGGTACAATTTCCGTGAGAAAATGTGTAGAGTTTGCGGTGAAACACAACGAAATATGGCTTAATGAATTGATCTGGAGAGAATTTTTTATGCAGATATTGTTTCACTTTCCGTATGTGGTAAAAGGTTGCTTCAAGAAAAAATATGAAAATATTGAATGGCGAAATGATGAAAAAGAATTTAAATTGTGGTGCGAAGGAAAAACCGGTTATCCAATTGTCGATGCAGGAATGAGACAGCTCAACGAAACAGGGTTTATGCACAACAGAGTAAGAATGATTACTGCAAGTTTTCTTACCAAGCATTTGCTGGTCGACTGGCGTTGGGGTGAGGCCTATTTTGCAGAAAAACTTTTAGATTATGAGTTGTCTTCCAATAACGGGAATTGGCAGTGGGCAGCAGGTTGCGGTTGTGATGCAGCTCCATATTTTAGAGTATTCAGTCCTGATGCACAAACGCAAAAGTTTGATAAAAATTCAAAATATATAAATCAATGGCTTCCGAGAAATTATGACATTCTGCCAATGGTAGAGCATAAATCTGCAAGAGAAAGAGCTTTAGCAACCTATAAAAAAGGATTAGAATAA
- a CDS encoding N-acetylmuramoyl-L-alanine amidase has translation MRKTLYIIGLSTLVFSCTSQKNVKKSTYKPRTAVTQPKTAVNSQNLEKNKPEVATEHGVEFFRTNIADITKNDNTTSYGSIVSAKPAGYKVVKTHFPAIAQNFRQKYLILHYTVLPDDKSIEVLTKQSVSAHYLVNNLGDNEIYQLVDENKRSYHAGVSAWRTDKNLNDTSIGIEIVNLGYKADATGAKIFEPFSDDQIKKVAALAKDIVTRYNIPATNVLAHSDIAPTRKQDPGPLFPWKKLYDEYQIGMWYDEMAKQNLLLVAQTDIETKYNEPSFVFLVQTALQKFGYDLLPNGKWDDVTKKTIEALQYHFRPQNYSGVLDAETWAILQSLNQKYPTK, from the coding sequence ATGCGTAAAACATTATATATCATCGGCTTAAGTACTCTTGTTTTTTCTTGTACTTCGCAAAAAAATGTAAAGAAAAGTACTTACAAGCCGAGAACGGCCGTGACACAACCAAAAACGGCGGTCAACTCTCAAAATTTAGAAAAAAATAAACCCGAAGTTGCAACCGAACATGGTGTTGAATTTTTCAGAACAAATATTGCAGATATTACTAAAAATGATAACACTACAAGTTACGGTTCTATCGTCTCTGCAAAACCTGCGGGATATAAAGTTGTAAAAACTCATTTTCCTGCAATTGCGCAGAATTTCAGACAAAAATATCTGATTTTACATTACACGGTTTTACCTGATGATAAATCGATTGAGGTTCTTACAAAGCAATCTGTAAGCGCACATTATTTAGTGAATAATTTAGGAGACAATGAAATTTATCAATTAGTTGATGAGAACAAACGTTCTTATCACGCTGGGGTAAGCGCTTGGCGTACCGATAAAAACCTTAATGATACTTCAATTGGGATAGAAATCGTGAACTTGGGTTATAAAGCGGATGCAACTGGAGCGAAAATTTTTGAACCATTCAGTGATGATCAGATTAAAAAAGTTGCTGCATTGGCAAAAGATATTGTGACGAGATATAATATTCCGGCAACCAATGTTTTGGCGCATTCAGATATTGCTCCTACAAGAAAGCAAGATCCGGGGCCGCTTTTTCCTTGGAAAAAACTGTACGATGAATATCAGATCGGGATGTGGTATGATGAAATGGCAAAACAAAACCTATTATTGGTAGCTCAAACAGATATTGAAACAAAGTATAATGAGCCGTCATTTGTTTTTTTAGTTCAGACTGCTTTACAAAAATTTGGTTATGATCTGTTGCCAAACGGAAAATGGGATGATGTTACAAAAAAAACCATAGAAGCTTTACAATATCACTTCAGACCACAAAATTATAGCGGTGTTTTAGACGCCGAAACATGGGCTATTTTACAGTCTTTGAATCAAAAATATCCAACAAAATAA
- a CDS encoding glycosyltransferase family 2 protein yields MKFLIIIPAHNEQENLPFTLDSLQQQSFKDFKVVIVNDGSTDKTSEVIRKYTAADSRFATIDLAKSAHQPGSKVVNAFKNGLKTHNIDDFDIICKFDADIILNDNYLFEVENAFVNHSKYGLVGGLLYVEKNGDWVYEGNSNKHHVRGPMKAYRKECFEEIGGLRETLGWDNIDSILLKNLGWEEIVLPELQVRLIKAKGADYTIKPADYYGRYFYFLGLNRFLTYVAAAKEAVKIKSPSFLFQIINAYEKCKSQNLELKISKDEQKIINDQRWKELKRKWLKI; encoded by the coding sequence TTGAAATTTTTAATCATCATTCCCGCACACAACGAACAGGAAAATCTTCCGTTCACCTTAGATTCTTTACAGCAGCAAAGTTTTAAAGATTTTAAAGTGGTTATCGTGAACGATGGTTCTACGGATAAAACTTCTGAAGTAATCAGAAAATACACAGCTGCAGATTCTCGTTTTGCGACCATTGATTTGGCGAAGTCTGCTCATCAGCCGGGTTCAAAAGTGGTGAATGCTTTTAAAAATGGTTTGAAAACTCATAATATCGATGATTTTGATATCATCTGTAAGTTTGATGCCGATATTATTTTAAATGATAACTATCTCTTTGAAGTGGAGAACGCATTTGTCAATCATTCAAAATACGGTTTAGTTGGCGGTTTATTGTATGTTGAAAAAAATGGAGATTGGGTGTATGAAGGCAACTCGAATAAACACCATGTTCGCGGTCCAATGAAAGCTTACCGAAAAGAATGTTTTGAAGAAATCGGAGGTTTAAGGGAAACTTTAGGTTGGGATAATATCGATTCTATTTTGCTTAAAAATTTAGGCTGGGAAGAAATTGTTTTGCCTGAATTACAAGTGAGATTAATCAAGGCAAAAGGAGCAGATTATACGATAAAACCTGCAGATTATTACGGAAGATATTTTTATTTTTTAGGTTTAAACCGATTTCTAACGTATGTTGCGGCTGCAAAAGAAGCCGTAAAAATAAAGTCGCCGTCATTTCTGTTCCAAATTATCAATGCTTACGAAAAATGCAAATCTCAAAATCTGGAGTTGAAAATTTCGAAAGATGAACAGAAAATAATTAATGACCAGCGCTGGAAAGAATTGAAAAGGAAATGGCTGAAAATCTAA
- a CDS encoding lipopolysaccharide biosynthesis protein has translation MSVVARQGFKYSVIGYIATLIGMFSIFIFTNDLFFYGTLRFIMSAAEMLVPFVVLGISYSNVKFFGKAQEDGKNQNMLSLSLALVCINFLLFLFIFFLIPFFYPEFTKMKIWESKKYILPLVLTLSLCAVFNRYISNYKRIVVSNIFDNLLPKLANLGSFCLFFYFQFSEQIALAFFFGMFALMLSGYIYYTNKLEKVQLDFSRDYFRKDNFYKEFATYSFFGFLGTFGNHMAINNYMIGEFIGDEEIAVYSILLALISLISIPQLGLFNISAPIIRKNLADGDMEELDRFHKKTSLTIYFLGAILFGCIMVGFPYLTHFMPKKGELLRMYEPVIWIWGSAVLMDLATGFNGNIISLSKYYKFNIIVMLLLAGLTISLNWYFINHTDLSLIGIALSTAISVTIYNVIKVVFNYFMFKVSPFSIEMIFVSIICTLAITVAIVLPVFDNNFINLVYKPAVVLILIFIGNHFTKIFPIEDYLNMKFIKSVLKFK, from the coding sequence ATGAGTGTAGTTGCAAGGCAGGGATTTAAGTATTCTGTGATTGGATACATTGCGACACTGATCGGGATGTTCTCCATTTTTATTTTTACGAATGATCTCTTTTTTTACGGAACATTAAGATTCATTATGTCTGCTGCAGAAATGTTGGTTCCATTTGTTGTTTTAGGAATTTCCTATTCTAATGTGAAGTTTTTTGGGAAAGCCCAGGAAGATGGTAAAAATCAAAATATGCTGTCTCTTTCTCTAGCATTGGTGTGTATTAACTTTTTACTATTCCTTTTTATCTTTTTTCTGATTCCTTTTTTCTATCCTGAATTTACAAAAATGAAAATCTGGGAAAGTAAGAAATACATTCTCCCACTTGTTTTGACGCTTTCGTTATGCGCGGTATTTAACCGATATATTTCCAATTATAAGAGAATTGTTGTTTCCAATATTTTTGATAATCTTTTACCAAAATTAGCGAATTTGGGATCGTTCTGCCTGTTCTTTTACTTTCAGTTTTCAGAGCAGATTGCCTTGGCATTTTTCTTCGGAATGTTTGCTTTAATGCTTTCTGGGTACATTTATTACACTAATAAACTTGAAAAAGTACAACTCGATTTCAGCAGAGATTACTTTAGAAAAGACAATTTCTACAAGGAATTTGCCACATACAGTTTTTTTGGATTTTTAGGAACTTTCGGAAATCACATGGCAATCAATAATTATATGATTGGCGAATTTATCGGAGATGAAGAGATTGCTGTTTACAGTATTTTACTGGCTCTTATTTCTTTAATATCCATTCCGCAATTAGGATTGTTTAATATTTCTGCGCCTATTATCAGAAAAAATTTGGCCGATGGAGATATGGAAGAGCTCGATAGATTTCACAAAAAAACTTCCTTAACCATCTACTTTTTGGGAGCTATTTTGTTTGGCTGCATTATGGTTGGATTTCCTTATCTGACGCATTTTATGCCTAAAAAAGGAGAATTACTAAGAATGTACGAACCCGTAATTTGGATTTGGGGATCTGCCGTTTTAATGGATTTAGCAACTGGTTTTAACGGAAATATTATCTCGCTTTCAAAATATTACAAATTCAATATTATCGTCATGCTTTTATTGGCGGGTTTAACGATAAGTTTAAACTGGTATTTCATCAATCATACCGACCTTTCGTTAATTGGTATTGCCCTATCTACTGCAATTTCAGTAACCATTTATAATGTGATTAAAGTCGTATTCAATTATTTCATGTTTAAAGTCTCGCCTTTTTCGATTGAGATGATTTTCGTATCGATTATCTGTACTCTGGCGATTACGGTAGCGATTGTATTGCCTGTTTTTGACAATAATTTCATCAATCTTGTTTATAAACCTGCGGTCGTTTTAATTCTGATTTTTATTGGAAATCATTTCACCAAAATCTTCCCCATCGAGGATTATCTGAATATGAAATTCATTAAAAGTGTCTTGAAATTCAAATAG
- a CDS encoding FkbM family methyltransferase — protein MSLYQQLAEKLQYISPGFYKQRYFKSLHQLTKENFSKRNVEPELIWIKEFLPKSAVILDIGANVGTFLYQLEKTLSHSNIYAFEPNKKLNSRLKRLFPAMHVLPLALSDENTTAEFKVPIINGKMVASRGTLNTSYKEKGEEKSYTEQVKVIKLDDWAAIENFNKIDFIKIDVEGNEMKTLHGGKNIIKKFKPTLMVEMEQRHHDQPIWNEISEVESWGFDANYLNRKNFQIERLTEEILIKNTADEKNKTDYINNIIFIPKNY, from the coding sequence ATGTCTTTATATCAGCAACTCGCAGAAAAACTACAGTACATCAGTCCAGGTTTTTATAAACAGAGATATTTTAAAAGTTTACATCAATTAACTAAAGAAAATTTTTCGAAGCGTAATGTAGAACCCGAATTGATCTGGATTAAGGAATTTCTGCCTAAAAGTGCAGTCATTTTAGATATTGGCGCCAACGTGGGAACGTTTCTCTATCAATTAGAAAAAACACTTTCGCATTCCAATATTTACGCTTTTGAGCCTAATAAAAAATTGAATTCGAGACTAAAAAGATTATTTCCGGCGATGCATGTTTTGCCTTTGGCACTTTCTGATGAAAACACGACCGCTGAATTTAAAGTTCCCATCATTAACGGAAAGATGGTCGCTTCAAGAGGTACTCTCAATACTTCTTACAAAGAAAAAGGTGAAGAGAAAAGCTATACTGAACAGGTAAAAGTAATCAAACTAGACGACTGGGCAGCGATTGAGAATTTCAACAAAATCGATTTCATCAAAATTGATGTCGAAGGAAACGAAATGAAAACACTGCACGGCGGAAAAAATATCATCAAAAAATTCAAACCCACTCTGATGGTTGAGATGGAACAAAGACATCACGACCAACCCATCTGGAATGAAATTTCAGAAGTAGAAAGCTGGGGTTTTGATGCCAATTATTTAAACAGAAAAAATTTCCAAATCGAAAGACTGACCGAAGAAATCCTTATTAAAAATACTGCCGACGAAAAAAATAAGACCGACTACATCAACAATATAATTTTTATTCCAAAAAACTATTAA